Part of the Maridesulfovibrio sp. genome, TGGCAGGACTGTTCGGCACTCTGTTACCGTATGTAGCGGTTGCCGTATTTCTGGTAGGCTTTGCCAACCGGATTATTGGCTGGGCCAAAAGCCCGGTTCCTTTCCGTATCCCGACCACGGGCGGACAGCAGAAGTCTCTGGATTTTATCCAGCATGACCGCTTTGACAACCCCGTGACCCCGGGTCAAACTTTTATCCGTATGGTTCTTGAGATCTGTTGCTTTCGTTCCCTCTTCAGGAACACCAAAGTAGAACTCAAGGACGGAAGAGTAACTTACGCCTCATCTAAATATTTGTGGCTGTTCTCCCTGCTCTTCCACTACTCATTCCTGCTCATCGTGATCAGGCACATGAGACTCTTCTTCGAACCTGTGCCCGCTTGCATCGGCTTCGTTGAATTTGTTGACGGTATCATGCAGATCGGTGTTCCCAGACTGTACATGTCAGACCTCCTGATTCTCGCCGGCCTCGGCTTCCTGCTCGGCCGCAGACTCAAGGATCCCAAAATTCGTTACATCTCTCTGGTTACCGACTACTTCCCGCTGCTTCTCATCATCGGCATTGCCCTTTCCGGCATCTACATGCGCTACTTTGCGCACGTGGACATTATGGCCATCAAGAAGCTGACCATGGGTCTTGTAACCTTCAGCCCCGTTATTCCCGCAGGTGTGAGCGTGGTGTTCTACATCCACCTCTTCCTCGTGTGTGTGCTGCTGGTTTACTTCCCCTTCAGTAAGCTGATGCACGCGGGCGGCGTATTCCTGTCTCCCACAAGGAACATGCCCAACGATACCCGTATCAACCATCATGAGAACCCCTGGAACGATCCCAACATCAAGCCTCATAGTTATGAAGCTTATGAAGATGAGTTCAGGGAAGTAATGATTGAAGCGGGTCTCCCGGTGGAAAAAAAGGCATAGAGAGTCTTATAAGACCTATGCCGGACAGACCTTAAATATCTTTTGATGAGGAGTTG contains:
- the dsrM gene encoding sulfate reduction electron transfer complex DsrMKJOP subunit DsrM, which codes for MNALYSLVLVFALVLIALFGVGSAHMAGLFGTLLPYVAVAVFLVGFANRIIGWAKSPVPFRIPTTGGQQKSLDFIQHDRFDNPVTPGQTFIRMVLEICCFRSLFRNTKVELKDGRVTYASSKYLWLFSLLFHYSFLLIVIRHMRLFFEPVPACIGFVEFVDGIMQIGVPRLYMSDLLILAGLGFLLGRRLKDPKIRYISLVTDYFPLLLIIGIALSGIYMRYFAHVDIMAIKKLTMGLVTFSPVIPAGVSVVFYIHLFLVCVLLVYFPFSKLMHAGGVFLSPTRNMPNDTRINHHENPWNDPNIKPHSYEAYEDEFREVMIEAGLPVEKKA